Proteins from a single region of Oncorhynchus nerka isolate Pitt River linkage group LG18, Oner_Uvic_2.0, whole genome shotgun sequence:
- the LOC115145859 gene encoding oxysterol-binding protein 1-like isoform X4 — MSEPKALTPTPAGDTYKGWLFKWTNYIKGYQRRWFVLSNGLLSYYRTQAEMGHTCRGTINLATANIAVEDSCNFVISNGGAQTYHLKASSEVERQRWITALELAKAKAVRNQAESDDSGDECPTSPPTSGQGGGARNSNSEVQSTLRTLGSKVEDLSTCNDLIAKHGSALQRSLSELEGVRLGGDTDGKIRQVTERATLFRITSNAMINACRDFLSLAQAHSKRWQKALHSERDQRIRLEETLEQLAKQHNHLERAFRGATVLPLSQSNPALDSKSSGSVKGDASDEDDENEFFDAMEDPAGFITVPADPKYHRRSGSNVSGLSTETGIDDQSLCDEQSLGSNPESPQSLEVEPVRKRRTKIPDKPNYSLNLWSIMKNCIGKELSKIPMPVNFNEPISMLQRLSEDLEYYELLDKAAKCQSSLEQLCYVAAFTVSSYSTTVHRTGKPFNPLLGETYELDRLRESGYRSLCEQVSHHPPAAAHHAISERGWTLRQEISLASKFRGKYLSIMPLGSIQCMFEKSNNHYSWKKVTTTVHNIIVGKLWIDQSGEIDVVNHRTGDRCHLKFAPYSYFSRDVARKVTGVVADKEGKAHYVLSGTWDEKIEFSRVMQSNKGENGTEGKQKTVYQTLKAKELWKKNPLPEGAETMYYFSSLALTLNEPEEGVAPTDSRRRPDQQLMEAGRWDEANAEKQRLEEKQRSVRREREREAQQAANLPEEGAEGVEVAEDGVHQDNYEAMWFERTEDAVTGESMHVYKGGYWEAKDHGSWDVCPDIY; from the exons ATGTCGGAGCCCAAGGCACTCACCCCGACTCCGGCTGGAGACACATACAAAGGATGGCTATTCAAATGGACAAATTACATCAAGGGCTACCAGCGACGATGGTTCGTCTTGAGCAACGGTTTACTATCCTACTACAG GACACAGGCAGAGATGGGCCACACGTGCCGTGGCACCATCAACCTGGCTACGGCCAACATTGCGGTGGAGGACTCGTGCAACTTTGTCATCTCTAACGGCGGGGCACAAACCTACCACCTGAAGGCCAGCTCTGAGGTGGAGCGGCAGCGCTGGATCACTGCCCTGGAGCTGGCCAAGGCCAAGGCTGTCCGCAATCAGGCCGAGtctg ACGACTCTGGTGATGAGTGTCCCACGTCACCCCCTACCTCGGGACAGGGCGGAGGGGCTCGTAACTCTAACTCAGAGGTACAGTCCACACTACGCACTCTGGGCAGCAAGGTGGAAGACCTGAGCACCTGCAACGACCTCATCGCCAAGCACGGCTCTGCCCTCCAAAG GTCCCTGTCAGAGCTGGAGGGGGTGCGGCTGGGAGGCGACACGGATGGCAAGATCCGGCAGGTGACAGAGAGAGCAACGTTGTTCCGCATCACCTCCAACGCCATGATCAAC GCGTGCAGAGACTTCCTGTCCCTGGCCCAGGCCCACAGTAAACGGTGGCAGAAAGCCTTGCATTCGGAGCGGGACCAGAGGATAAGGCTGGAGGAAACATTGGAGCAGCTAGCCAAGCAGCACAACCACCTGGAGAGGGCCTTTAGAGGGGCCACCGTACTGCCCCTCTCCCAGAGCAACCCCGCCTTGGACAGCAAGA gttCGGGCTCAGTAAAGGGTGACGCGAGCGATGAGGATGATGAGAACGAGTTCTTTGACGCTATGGAGGACCCGGCGGGGTTCATTACTGTACCGGCCGACCCCAAGTATCATAG AAGGTCAGGAAGTAACGTCAGTGGTCTCAGCACTGAGACTGGGATTGATGACCAATCA CTTTGTGACGAGCAGTCGTTGGGGTCCAATCCGGAGTCGCCGCAGTCCCTGGAGGTTGAGCCAGTGAGGAAGAGGCGGACCAAAATCCCAGACAAGCCCAACTATTCTCTGAACCTCTGGAGCATCATGAAGAACTGCATCGGCAAGGAGCTCTCCAAGATCCCCATGCCT GTGAACTTCAACGAACCAATTTCCATGCTCCAGCGTCTATCCGAGGACTTGGAGTACTACGAGCTCCTAGACAAGGCAGCTAAATGCCAgagctctctggagcagctgTGCTACGTGGCTGCCTTCACCGTATCATCCTACTCCACTACGGTCCACCGCACAGGGAAACCCTTCAACCCCCTACTGGGGGAGACCTACGAACTGGACCGGCTGAGGGAGAGCGGCTACCGCTCACTGTGTGAACAG GTGAGTCACCACCCGCCTGCAGCGGCTCATCATGCCAtctcagagagaggctggacccTCCGACAGGAGATCTCCCTCGCCAGCAAGTTCAGGGGGAAATACCTCTCCATCATGCCTCTGG GTTCTATCCAATGTATGTTTGAGAAGAGCAACAATCACTACTCGTGGAAGAAAGTTACTACAACAGTACACAACATCATTGTGGGCAAATTGTGGATCGACCAG tCGGGCGAGATAGACGTGGTGAACCACCGGACCGGCGACCGCTGCCATCTCAAGTTCGCCCCGTACAGCTACTTCTCCAGAGACGTGGCCAGGAAGGTGACTGGTGTGGTGGCAGACAAGGAGGGTAAGGCCCACTATGTGCTGTCAGGGACGTGGGATGAGAAGATTGAGTTCTCCAGGGTGATGCAGAGTAATAAGGGCGAGAACGGCACCGAGGGCAAACAGAAGACCGTCTACCAGACGCTCAAAGCCAAGGAGCTCTGGAAGAAGAACCCACTACC TGAGGGTGCGGAGACCATGTACTACTTCTCGTCGCTGGCACTGACGCTCAACGAGCCCGAGGAGGGCGTGGCGCCCACCGACAGCCGGCGACGGCCCGACCAGCAGCTGATGGAGGCGGGCCGGTGGGACGAGGCCAACGCCGAGAAGCAACGGCTGGAGGAGAAGCAGAGGAGCGTCCGCcgcgagagggagcgagaggcccAGCAGGCAGCCAACCTGCCtgaggagggggcagagggggtGGAAGTAGCGGAGGAcg GCGTCCACCAGGACAACTATGAGGCGATGTGGTTCGAGCGGACCGAGGATGCCGTCACGGGAGAGTCCATGCACGTCTACAAGGGGGGCTACTGGGAAGCGAAGGACCACGGCAGCTGGGACGTGTGCCCCGATATATATTGA